In Nematostella vectensis chromosome 2, jaNemVect1.1, whole genome shotgun sequence, one genomic interval encodes:
- the LOC116619567 gene encoding transcription factor 15 — MEGTRRKREREQAPAVSEDDSDSSLKGSDSENASRLKRKRRKPRLTGLSKQRQAANARERNRTHSVNAAFNALRLLIPTEPSDRKLSKIETLRLASSYIAHLSTILISGTQCPNVPSSMDHIRTISPSSARRVCTFCLSLLKAVTKDDKPLSRNFMDRPRNRDSKS; from the exons ATGGAAGGAACGAGAAGAAAGCGAGAACGCGAGCAAGCGCCGGCGGTTAGCGAAGACGACTCGGATAGCTCTCTAAAAGGATCCGACTCCGAGAACGCCAGTCGATTGAAACGTAAACGTCGAAAGCCTCGTCTTACTGGCCTTAGCAAGCAACGGCAAGCGGCAAATGCCCGTGAGAGGAATAGGACGCACAGCGTCAATGCAGCATTCAATGCTCTTCGTCTTCTTATTCCAACTGAACCTTCGGATCGTAAACTTTCCAAGATAGAAACACTTCGCCTTGCGTCCAGTTACATAGCGCATCTGAGCACTATCCTCATAAGTGGGACACAGTGCCCCAATGTGCCGTCTTCTATGGATCATATCAGAACTATTTCGCCATCCTCAGCTAGAAGGGTTTGCACGTTTTGCTTGAGTTTGCTGAAGGCG gTAACAAAAGACGATAAACCGCTGAGCAGAAACTTTATGGATCGCCCGCGAAACCGAGACTCGAAGAGCTGA
- the LOC5514768 gene encoding transcription factor 15 has translation MEHEMELLGMACMDDVLDMTPSPEPESPQQKKKKARRRGPRLTGVSKQRRLANARERNRVHILNTNIQVLRELIPLPPQEKEPTKTEIIWMAAKYIALLSDMVEQEPIEFEDFVLNDLFLDAFC, from the coding sequence ATGGAGCACGAGATGGAATTACTAGGCATGGCTTGTATGGACGATGTCTTAGACATGACGCCTTCTCCTGAACCAGAGTCACCACagcaaaagaagaaaaaagcacGGCGTCGCGGGCCTCGTCTCACCGGAGTTAGCAAGCAGAGGAGATTAGCGAACGCACGAGAACGAAACCGGGTGCATATCCTCAACACGAACATCCAAGTGCTACGAGAGCTTATACCGCTGCCACCACAAGAAAAAGAACCTACGAAAACCGAGATCATCTGGATGGCAGCTAAATACATCGCCCTTCTTAGTGATATGGTGGAGCAAGAGCCAATAGAGTTTGAAGATTTTGTTCTCAATGACTTGTTTTTAGACGCTTTTTGCTAA
- the LOC5514773 gene encoding twist-related protein: protein MGLPRLNGSASDNNQKKKYKKSSGGNRTRRGGSKNDQRAIANVRERQRTQALNEAFNKLRKIIPTLPSDKLSKIQTLRLASRYIDFLCQVLGNNEKHPSSALSSSFIAHERLSYAFSVWRMEGAWFQQQ from the coding sequence ATGGGCCTTCCAAGGCTAAACGGGTCAGCGAGCGATAACAACCAAAAGAAAAAGTACAAGAAATCCTCCGGCGGAAACAGAACAAGACGTGGAGGAAGCAAGAATGATCAGCGAGCGATAGCTAACGTGAGAGAAAGACAGAGAACACAGGCTCTGAATGAAGCCTTCAACAAACTACGAAAGATTATCCCCACGTTACCTTCCGATAAACTCTCAAAGATACAGACTTTACGCTTGGCTTCACGCTACATCGACTTCTTATGTCAAGTGCTGGGAAATAACGAGAAGCACCCGAGCTCTGCGCTCAGTTCGTCCTTTATTGCGCATGAAAGACTCTCTTATGCCTTTAGTGTGTGGCGCATGGAAGGCGCATGGTTCCAGCAGCAGTAG